Proteins co-encoded in one Paracoccus aestuarii genomic window:
- the rarD gene encoding EamA family transporter RarD — MNATLDHDSPRGIVYAVMAYALWGFLPLYMKLLEHVPPTEIIAHRVLWSLPIAGAVLLWQRRHRELLSALRQPRLLAMAALTAGLISVNWFIYIWAIVNDKALDAALGYYINPLVSVFLGAALLGERLSRGQMLAVGLALLAVVVLTLQAGRLPVVAIGLTLSWALYALCKKRLPLGPNQGFTLEVLLLVPFAAGLLVWLAWTGQGAMGAPGVTTWLLLGAGPATAIPLLFYANGAKLTRLSTIGILQYISPTMILLCAVFVFGEVLDPARMIAFPMIWAALAIYSATLIRQAGRRRRDRRNATRRMQ; from the coding sequence ATGAACGCGACCCTGGATCATGATTCGCCCCGCGGCATCGTCTATGCCGTGATGGCCTATGCGCTCTGGGGGTTCCTGCCGCTCTACATGAAGCTGCTGGAGCATGTCCCGCCGACCGAGATCATCGCCCATCGCGTGCTGTGGTCGCTGCCCATCGCGGGGGCCGTGCTGCTGTGGCAGCGCCGCCACCGCGAGCTGTTGTCGGCGCTGCGCCAGCCGCGGCTGCTGGCGATGGCGGCGCTGACGGCGGGGCTGATCTCGGTGAACTGGTTCATCTATATCTGGGCGATCGTGAACGACAAGGCGCTGGATGCGGCGCTTGGGTATTACATCAACCCGCTGGTCAGCGTGTTCCTGGGCGCCGCTTTGCTGGGGGAACGGCTGTCGCGGGGGCAGATGCTGGCCGTGGGGCTGGCGCTGCTGGCGGTGGTGGTGCTGACGCTGCAGGCGGGGCGGCTGCCGGTGGTGGCGATCGGGCTGACGCTCAGCTGGGCGCTCTATGCGCTGTGCAAGAAGCGCCTGCCGCTCGGGCCGAACCAAGGCTTCACGCTGGAGGTGCTGCTGCTGGTGCCCTTTGCCGCGGGGCTGCTGGTCTGGCTGGCCTGGACGGGCCAAGGGGCTATGGGCGCACCGGGCGTCACGACCTGGCTGCTGCTGGGGGCGGGGCCCGCCACGGCGATCCCGCTGCTGTTCTATGCGAACGGGGCCAAGTTGACGCGGCTGTCCACGATCGGCATCCTGCAATATATCTCGCCCACGATGATCCTGCTCTGCGCGGTCTTCGTCTTCGGCGAGGTGCTGGACCCCGCGCGGATGATCGCCTTTCCGATGATCTGGGCGGCGCTGGCCATCTATTCGGCGACGCTGATCCGCCAGGCCGGGCGCAGGCGGCGCGACCGGCGCAACGCCACCCGCCGCATGCAGTGA
- a CDS encoding DUF1491 family protein, translating to MAEARLAAGLWVAAYRARLSQAAIPAYVTARGDDTAGAILVKCAHLDGSASLWAREWDMDSDTRPWTAVQTGPEPQIDAAIARQRSRDPDLWVIEIESREGRTLLDAEGLG from the coding sequence ATGGCTGAGGCCCGGCTGGCGGCGGGGCTGTGGGTCGCGGCCTATCGCGCGCGGCTGTCGCAGGCGGCCATCCCCGCCTATGTCACGGCGCGGGGGGATGACACGGCGGGCGCGATCCTGGTGAAATGCGCCCATCTGGACGGCTCGGCCAGCCTCTGGGCGCGGGAATGGGACATGGACAGCGACACCCGCCCCTGGACCGCCGTGCAGACCGGCCCCGAACCCCAGATCGACGCCGCCATCGCCCGCCAGCGGTCCCGCGACCCCGACCTGTGGGTGATCGAGATCGAATCGCGCGAGGGCCGCACGCTTCTGGATGCCGAGGGGCTGGGCTGA
- the era gene encoding GTPase Era, translating into MTQDLPTRAGFVALIGEPNAGKSTLLNQMVGAKVSIVTHKVQTTRARIRGIAIHGPAQIVFVDTPGIFRPRRRLDRSMVAAAWGGASDADVVLLLIEAHRGLTDGTQAILDQLRALGQGMTVSLVINKIDRVKAETLLALSRQMNEAYPFDQTFMISAEKGYGCDGLRDWLAASLPEGPWLYPEDQIADLPMRMIAAEITREKLTLRLHEEIPYQLTVETEAWEEKSDGSARVEQVVYVSRQGHKGIVLGKGGETIKAVGQAARAELEEFMSRRVHLFLQVRLRENWLNESERYDEMGLNFKDGDG; encoded by the coding sequence ATGACCCAGGACCTGCCCACCCGTGCGGGCTTCGTCGCCCTGATCGGCGAACCCAATGCCGGGAAATCGACCCTGCTGAACCAGATGGTCGGCGCCAAGGTGTCGATCGTGACCCACAAGGTCCAGACCACCCGCGCCCGCATCCGCGGCATCGCGATCCACGGGCCCGCCCAGATCGTCTTCGTCGACACGCCGGGCATCTTTCGCCCGCGCCGCCGGCTGGACCGCAGCATGGTCGCCGCCGCTTGGGGCGGGGCGTCGGATGCCGATGTCGTCCTGCTGCTGATCGAGGCGCATCGCGGCCTGACCGACGGCACCCAAGCGATCCTGGACCAGCTGCGCGCCCTGGGCCAGGGCATGACCGTGTCGCTGGTCATCAACAAGATCGACCGCGTCAAGGCCGAGACCCTGCTGGCCCTGTCCAGACAGATGAACGAGGCCTATCCCTTCGACCAGACCTTCATGATCTCGGCCGAAAAGGGCTATGGCTGCGACGGGCTGCGCGACTGGCTGGCCGCCAGCCTGCCCGAGGGGCCGTGGCTCTATCCGGAGGATCAGATCGCCGATCTGCCCATGCGCATGATCGCCGCCGAGATCACCCGCGAAAAGCTGACCCTGCGCCTGCACGAGGAGATCCCCTATCAGCTGACCGTGGAAACCGAGGCCTGGGAGGAGAAATCCGACGGCAGCGCGCGGGTCGAACAGGTGGTCTATGTCTCGCGCCAGGGCCACAAGGGAATCGTCCTGGGCAAGGGCGGCGAGACGATCAAGGCCGTGGGCCAGGCCGCCCGCGCCGAGCTGGAGGAGTTCATGAGCCGCCGCGTCCATCTGTTCCTGCAGGTCCGCCTGCGCGAGAACTGGCTGAACGAATCCGAGCGCTATGACGAGATGGGCCTGAACTTCAAGGATGGCGATGGCTGA
- the rnc gene encoding ribonuclease III, translating into MTPSADIRAFMARLGHEFRRPELLIRALTHGSIATVTRPDNQRLEFLGDRVLGLVMAEALFAADDTASEGQLAPRYNALVRGETCAAVARDLALGEVLKLGRSEMLSGGRRKDALLADAMEAVLAAVYLDAGFEAARAVVLRHWADRLAHVDKDSRDAKTALQEWAQAQGMPPPVYEQTDRSGPDHAPVFLITVRLADGAHAQARGTGTKRSIEQAAAQALLDRLEGST; encoded by the coding sequence GTGACGCCTTCGGCCGACATACGCGCCTTCATGGCCCGCTTGGGCCATGAGTTCCGGCGGCCCGAGCTGCTGATCCGGGCGCTGACCCACGGCTCGATCGCCACCGTGACGCGGCCCGACAACCAGCGGCTGGAATTCCTGGGCGACCGCGTCCTGGGCCTGGTGATGGCCGAGGCGCTCTTTGCCGCCGACGACACCGCCAGTGAGGGCCAGCTGGCACCGCGCTACAACGCGCTGGTGCGGGGCGAGACCTGCGCCGCCGTCGCCCGCGATCTGGCCTTGGGCGAGGTGCTGAAGCTGGGCCGGTCCGAGATGCTGTCGGGCGGGCGGCGCAAGGACGCGCTTCTGGCCGATGCGATGGAGGCGGTGCTGGCCGCGGTCTATCTGGATGCGGGCTTCGAGGCGGCGCGCGCCGTCGTGCTGCGCCATTGGGCCGACCGGCTGGCCCATGTCGACAAGGACAGCCGCGACGCCAAGACCGCCTTGCAGGAATGGGCCCAGGCCCAGGGCATGCCGCCCCCCGTCTATGAACAGACCGATCGCAGCGGGCCGGACCATGCGCCGGTCTTCCTGATCACCGTCCGCCTGGCCGACGGGGCCCATGCCCAGGCCCGCGGCACGGGCACCAAGCGCAGTATCGAACAGGCCGCGGCCCAGGCCCTGCTGGACCGGCTGGAGGGAAGCACATGA
- the lepB gene encoding signal peptidase I — protein MATAAPKKKDGIWETIKTIFWALVIAGLFRTLFFQPFWIPSGSMKETLLIGDFLFVNKMAYGYSAHSCPFSMCPISGRILDREPQRGDVAVFRHPTRNVDFIKRVIGLPGDTVQMRGGRLWLNGEPVPVAPAGDFIEVKEQQGPQALIPRCVNDPVPQGGDCVKERFVETLPGGGDHVVLNITDGWVADDTPTFTVPEGQYFFMGDNRDNSEDSRFPAEIGGLGFVPAEYLIGRADRIMFSSAGRSLLFFWTWRSDRFFKAVE, from the coding sequence ATGGCAACTGCGGCCCCCAAGAAAAAGGACGGCATCTGGGAGACGATCAAGACGATCTTCTGGGCGCTGGTGATCGCGGGGCTGTTCCGCACGCTGTTCTTCCAGCCCTTCTGGATCCCCTCGGGCAGCATGAAGGAGACGCTGCTGATCGGCGACTTCCTCTTCGTGAACAAGATGGCCTATGGCTATTCCGCCCATAGCTGCCCCTTCTCGATGTGCCCGATCAGCGGCCGCATCCTGGACCGCGAACCGCAGCGCGGCGACGTGGCCGTGTTCCGCCACCCGACCCGCAACGTCGATTTCATCAAGCGCGTGATCGGCCTGCCGGGCGACACCGTGCAGATGCGCGGCGGCCGCCTGTGGCTGAACGGCGAGCCGGTGCCCGTCGCCCCCGCCGGCGACTTTATCGAGGTCAAGGAACAGCAGGGCCCGCAGGCGCTGATCCCGCGCTGCGTCAACGACCCGGTCCCGCAGGGCGGCGACTGTGTCAAGGAACGCTTTGTCGAGACGCTGCCGGGCGGCGGCGATCACGTTGTACTGAACATCACCGATGGCTGGGTGGCCGATGACACGCCGACCTTCACCGTCCCCGAAGGCCAGTATTTCTTCATGGGCGACAACCGCGACAATTCCGAGGACAGCCGCTTTCCGGCCGAAATCGGCGGCCTGGGCTTCGTGCCGGCCGAATACCTGATCGGGCGCGCGGACAGGATCATGTTCTCCTCGGCGGGACGGTCGCTCCTGTTCTTCTGGACCTGGCGGTCGGACCGCTTCTTCAAGGCGGTCGAGTGA
- the acpS gene encoding holo-ACP synthase, whose product MILGIGTDLANIDRIQGTLDRFGDRFRNRVFTDVELAKAARRKDEAGTLAKRWAAKEACSKALGTGLAMGISWRDMAVTNLGSGQPVMALTGWAADRLAAMTPPGHHAIVHVTLTDDHPWAQAFVVIEARPTGPPGPAAA is encoded by the coding sequence ATGATCCTGGGCATCGGCACCGACCTGGCCAATATCGACCGCATCCAAGGCACGCTGGACCGCTTCGGGGACCGCTTCCGCAACCGCGTCTTCACCGATGTCGAACTGGCCAAGGCCGCCCGCCGCAAGGACGAGGCTGGCACCCTGGCCAAGCGATGGGCCGCCAAGGAGGCCTGCTCCAAGGCGCTCGGCACGGGGCTCGCCATGGGGATCAGCTGGCGCGACATGGCCGTGACCAACCTGGGCAGCGGCCAGCCGGTCATGGCGCTGACAGGCTGGGCCGCCGACCGGCTGGCGGCGATGACGCCGCCCGGCCATCACGCGATCGTCCATGTCACCTTGACCGACGACCACCCTTGGGCGCAGGCCTTCGTGGTGATCGAGGCCCGCCCGACCGGTCCGCCCGGCCCGGCTGCGGCTTGA
- a CDS encoding pyridoxine 5'-phosphate synthase, whose product MLRLGVNIDHVATIRNARGTPWPDPLRAARLAEAAGADGITAHLREDRRHISDADIDALMAGLSLPLNFEMAAIPEMQAIALRHRPHAVCIVPEKREERTTEGGLDVAGNDTALAAYIAPLRDAGCRVSLFIGHEPAQIRAATRIGAAVVELHTGAYCDLDTEGRHAERDAELAALRDGAALAHDLGLEVHAGHGLTFDTVGPIAAIPQIAELNIGHFLISESVFLGLDGAIREMRARMDAARP is encoded by the coding sequence ATGCTGCGCCTCGGCGTCAACATCGACCACGTCGCCACGATCAGGAACGCCCGGGGCACGCCCTGGCCCGACCCGCTGCGCGCCGCCCGCCTGGCCGAGGCCGCGGGCGCCGACGGCATCACCGCCCATCTGCGCGAGGATCGCCGCCATATCAGCGACGCCGATATCGACGCGCTGATGGCGGGCCTGTCGCTGCCGCTCAACTTCGAGATGGCCGCCATCCCGGAAATGCAGGCCATCGCGCTGCGTCACCGCCCCCATGCCGTCTGCATCGTCCCCGAAAAGCGCGAGGAACGCACGACCGAAGGCGGCCTCGACGTCGCGGGCAATGACACTGCGCTGGCCGCCTATATCGCGCCGCTGCGCGATGCGGGCTGCCGGGTCTCGCTCTTCATCGGTCACGAACCCGCCCAGATCCGCGCCGCCACCCGGATCGGCGCGGCGGTGGTGGAACTGCATACCGGCGCCTATTGCGACCTGGACACCGAGGGCCGCCATGCGGAACGCGACGCCGAACTGGCCGCCCTGCGCGACGGCGCTGCCTTGGCCCATGACCTGGGGCTGGAGGTCCATGCCGGCCACGGCCTGACCTTCGACACGGTCGGCCCGATCGCCGCCATCCCCCAGATCGCCGAACTGAACATCGGCCATTTCCTGATCTCGGAATCCGTCTTCCTGGGCCTCGACGGCGCGATCCGGGAAATGCGCGCCCGGATGGATGCCGCACGGCCATGA
- a CDS encoding 4-(cytidine 5'-diphospho)-2-C-methyl-D-erythritol kinase, producing MRLVERAPAKLNLALHVTGRRADGYHLLDSLVCFADIGDAVALEPGPLSLTIDGPFAAGLSTDDNLCLRAARLAGGDAAIRLTKNLPVASGIGGGSADAAAVLRGLLRMGHPLPDRALDLGADVPVCLASRPARMQGIGDVVTPLPPLAPLTLVLVNPRVAVPTPAIFAALDRRDNPGLPPLPDVTDRAALLDWLAGTRNDLEAPAIATAPVIADVIAALRAQGADLARMSGSGATCFGIFGDADHAARAAAALGRKGWWAVATELASDPRHR from the coding sequence ATGAGGCTGGTCGAACGGGCCCCGGCCAAGCTGAACCTGGCGCTGCATGTCACCGGGCGCCGTGCGGACGGCTATCACCTGCTGGATTCGCTGGTCTGCTTTGCCGATATCGGCGATGCGGTGGCGCTGGAACCCGGGCCGCTGTCCCTGACGATCGACGGCCCCTTCGCGGCGGGCCTGTCGACGGATGACAACCTGTGCCTGCGCGCGGCGCGGCTGGCGGGGGGGGATGCCGCGATCCGGCTGACCAAGAACCTGCCCGTCGCATCGGGCATCGGCGGCGGGTCGGCCGATGCGGCGGCGGTGCTGCGCGGCCTTCTGCGCATGGGCCATCCGCTGCCCGACCGGGCGCTGGACCTCGGCGCGGATGTTCCGGTCTGCCTGGCCTCGCGCCCGGCGCGGATGCAGGGGATCGGGGATGTGGTCACACCCCTGCCGCCCTTGGCGCCCCTGACGCTGGTCCTGGTCAATCCCCGCGTCGCGGTGCCCACGCCCGCGATCTTCGCGGCGCTGGACCGGCGCGATAATCCGGGCCTGCCGCCGCTGCCCGACGTGACGGATCGCGCGGCGCTGCTGGACTGGCTGGCCGGAACCCGCAACGACCTGGAGGCCCCGGCCATCGCCACCGCGCCGGTCATCGCCGATGTCATCGCGGCGCTGCGCGCGCAGGGCGCGGATCTGGCACGCATGTCGGGATCGGGCGCCACCTGCTTCGGGATCTTCGGCGATGCGGATCATGCCGCGCGGGCCGCTGCGGCGCTTGGGCGCAAGGGCTGGTGGGCGGTCGCGACCGAACTGGCATCCGATCCGCGGCATCGCTAG
- a CDS encoding tetratricopeptide repeat protein: protein MTQTRPHPFLPATAPVRRGRVNGGLLRIGLLVALMGGPAMAQDPRPEPRPAAETVTEDAARPGPPMRGLAGPYLAARMATIESDFRAAARYFVQAAAHDPSDVFLQDSALMALASSGEVERAAAMAERLILDDRGTELAGLLRRAQLVRAEDWDTLIALIEDRGDADLALDQDLMDGTIRAWALLGAGRAGDAVQAFEAMAAIPELAPIVNYHLALARALAGDYEAADRLIVESEAVGHLMGLTARVQILSQLDRRDEALEILDQLPGIEAEPQLVALRDRLREDQPVAFDVVAGPSDGIAHLLLSFAAALANGPDPEPLALIHARLAAWIAPGNPEARLMSAQLLQDRLQFDLAEAEYDDVRRMGQMRPQAELSRIDALSRADRGDEAERAALALTAAYPDLAAAWVAHGDVMRQAERFADAIPSYDRALSLLEDAPGDARWFPLFARGIALERSGDFDRAEADLLAALEIRPDQASLLNYLGYSWIDRNENLDRALEMIKRAVELAPGDGYILDSLAWAYFRLGRYQDAVAPMEQAIATMSSDPLVNDHLGDIYWKVGRQREAEIQWRRALSLDPTDSGEVDPDRIRDKLDRGLDAVLADEDGVVPSHPTQAPQSQSAQTKAEAAE, encoded by the coding sequence GTGACCCAGACCCGCCCCCATCCGTTCCTGCCCGCCACCGCCCCGGTGCGCCGCGGCCGCGTGAATGGGGGCCTGTTGCGGATCGGCCTGCTGGTGGCTCTGATGGGCGGACCGGCCATGGCCCAGGATCCGCGCCCCGAACCCCGCCCCGCCGCCGAGACGGTGACCGAAGACGCGGCCCGGCCCGGACCGCCCATGCGCGGTTTGGCGGGGCCCTATCTGGCCGCGCGCATGGCCACGATCGAAAGCGATTTCCGCGCCGCCGCCCGGTATTTCGTGCAGGCCGCCGCGCATGACCCTTCGGACGTGTTCCTGCAGGACAGCGCGCTGATGGCCCTGGCCTCATCGGGCGAGGTGGAGCGCGCGGCCGCCATGGCCGAACGGCTGATCCTGGACGATCGGGGCACGGAGCTGGCGGGTCTTCTGCGCCGCGCCCAGCTGGTCCGGGCCGAGGATTGGGACACCCTGATCGCCCTGATCGAGGATCGCGGCGATGCCGATCTGGCGCTGGACCAGGATCTGATGGACGGCACGATCCGGGCCTGGGCGCTGTTGGGGGCGGGCCGCGCGGGCGATGCGGTCCAGGCCTTCGAGGCGATGGCCGCGATCCCCGAACTGGCCCCCATCGTGAATTATCACCTGGCCTTGGCCCGCGCGCTGGCCGGCGATTACGAGGCCGCCGACCGGCTGATCGTGGAATCCGAGGCCGTGGGCCATCTGATGGGCCTGACCGCCCGCGTCCAGATCCTGTCCCAGCTGGACCGCCGCGACGAGGCGCTGGAGATCCTGGACCAGCTGCCCGGCATCGAGGCCGAGCCCCAGCTGGTCGCCCTGCGCGACCGGCTGCGCGAGGATCAGCCGGTGGCCTTCGACGTGGTGGCCGGCCCCTCGGACGGGATCGCGCATCTGCTGCTGTCCTTCGCCGCCGCCTTGGCCAACGGCCCCGATCCCGAACCGCTGGCCCTGATCCATGCCCGCCTGGCCGCCTGGATCGCCCCCGGCAATCCCGAGGCGCGGCTGATGTCCGCCCAGCTGCTGCAGGACCGCCTGCAGTTCGATCTGGCCGAGGCCGAATATGACGACGTGCGCCGCATGGGCCAGATGCGCCCCCAGGCCGAGCTGTCGCGCATCGACGCCCTGTCCCGCGCCGATCGCGGCGATGAGGCCGAGCGCGCCGCCCTGGCCCTGACCGCCGCCTATCCCGACCTGGCCGCGGCCTGGGTCGCGCATGGCGACGTGATGCGCCAGGCGGAACGCTTCGCCGATGCGATCCCCAGCTATGACCGCGCGCTGAGCCTGCTGGAGGACGCGCCCGGCGATGCCCGCTGGTTCCCGCTTTTCGCGCGCGGCATCGCGCTGGAACGCTCGGGCGATTTCGACCGCGCCGAGGCCGACCTGCTGGCCGCGCTGGAGATCCGCCCCGACCAGGCCAGCCTGCTGAACTATCTTGGCTATTCCTGGATCGACCGGAACGAGAACCTGGACCGTGCGCTGGAGATGATCAAGCGCGCGGTCGAACTGGCGCCCGGCGACGGCTATATCCTGGACAGCCTGGCCTGGGCCTATTTCCGGCTTGGCCGCTATCAGGACGCGGTGGCGCCGATGGAACAGGCCATTGCCACCATGTCCTCGGACCCGCTGGTCAACGACCATCTGGGCGACATCTACTGGAAGGTCGGCCGCCAGCGCGAGGCCGAGATCCAGTGGCGCCGCGCCTTGTCGCTGGACCCGACCGACAGCGGCGAGGTCGATCCCGACCGCATCCGCGACAAGCTGGATCGCGGCCTGGACGCGGTCTTGGCCGACGAGGACGGCGTGGTCCCCAGCCACCCGACGCAGGCGCCGCAGTCGCAATCCGCCCAGACCAAGGCCGAAGCCGCGGAATGA
- a CDS encoding electron transfer flavoprotein-ubiquinone oxidoreductase, which produces MTDTQIERESMEYDVVIVGAGPAGLSAAIRLKQIDADLSVVVLEKGSEVGAHILSGAVLDPCGLDRLIPDWRDKGAPITTEVTDDNFYVLGEAGQVRVPNWPMPPLMSNHGNYIVSMGNVCRWMAEQAEALGVEIFPGMAASEVVWDGDRIKGVVAGEFGREPDGSIGDGYEPGMELHGKYVFIAEGVRGSLAKQIDARLNLSATGDPQKYGLGMKEIWEVAPEKFHKGRVVHTMGWPLGKNAGGGSFIYHLENNQVLVGFVVHLNYENPYLYPYMEFQRFKHHPMVADLLEGGKRISYGARAISEGGWQSLPQLSFDGGVLLGCSAGMVNVPRIKGNHNAMISGIEAADAAAAAIKAGRAGDRLTDYDAGVRNGDIGKDLKKVRNVKPMWSRLGLTGSLMLGAVDMWTANLTGWNPFGTWSHGKSDAAATGKAADHKPIDYPRPDGKLSFDRLTNVAFSFTNHEEQQPCHLKLRDASVPIRVNLPEYAEPAQRYCPAGVYEVVEDAEGPRFVINFQNCVHCKTCDIKDPSQNIVWTTPQGGDGPNYPNM; this is translated from the coding sequence ATGACCGATACCCAGATCGAACGCGAATCCATGGAATACGATGTCGTGATCGTGGGGGCGGGGCCTGCGGGCCTGTCGGCCGCGATCCGACTGAAACAGATCGACGCGGATCTGTCCGTGGTGGTGCTGGAGAAGGGGTCCGAGGTCGGGGCGCATATCCTGTCGGGCGCGGTCCTGGACCCCTGCGGTCTGGACCGGCTGATCCCCGACTGGCGCGACAAGGGCGCCCCGATCACGACCGAGGTGACCGACGACAACTTCTATGTCCTGGGCGAGGCGGGGCAGGTGCGCGTGCCGAACTGGCCGATGCCGCCCCTGATGTCGAACCACGGCAACTACATCGTCAGCATGGGCAATGTCTGCCGCTGGATGGCCGAACAGGCCGAGGCCTTGGGCGTCGAGATCTTTCCCGGCATGGCTGCCAGCGAGGTGGTCTGGGACGGCGATCGCATCAAGGGCGTCGTCGCCGGTGAATTCGGCCGCGAGCCCGATGGCAGCATCGGCGACGGCTACGAGCCGGGGATGGAGCTGCACGGCAAATACGTCTTCATCGCCGAGGGGGTGCGCGGGTCGCTGGCCAAGCAGATCGACGCCCGGCTGAACCTGTCGGCCACCGGCGATCCGCAGAAATACGGCCTGGGCATGAAGGAGATCTGGGAGGTCGCGCCCGAGAAATTCCACAAGGGCCGGGTCGTCCACACGATGGGCTGGCCCCTGGGCAAGAATGCGGGCGGCGGCAGCTTCATCTATCACCTTGAGAACAACCAGGTTCTGGTCGGCTTTGTGGTCCATCTGAACTACGAGAACCCGTATCTTTACCCCTATATGGAATTCCAGCGCTTCAAGCATCATCCGATGGTGGCCGACCTGCTGGAGGGGGGCAAGCGCATCAGCTATGGCGCCCGCGCCATCAGCGAGGGCGGCTGGCAGTCGCTGCCGCAGCTGTCCTTCGACGGCGGCGTGCTGCTGGGCTGTTCGGCGGGCATGGTCAACGTGCCGCGCATCAAGGGCAACCACAACGCGATGATCTCGGGGATCGAGGCGGCGGATGCGGCGGCGGCGGCCATCAAGGCGGGCCGCGCGGGCGACCGGCTGACCGATTACGATGCCGGGGTGCGCAACGGCGATATCGGCAAGGACCTGAAGAAGGTCCGCAACGTCAAGCCGATGTGGTCGCGCCTTGGCCTGACCGGCAGCCTGATGCTGGGCGCGGTGGATATGTGGACCGCGAACCTGACCGGCTGGAACCCCTTCGGCACCTGGAGCCACGGCAAGTCCGACGCCGCCGCCACCGGCAAGGCCGCCGATCACAAGCCGATCGACTATCCCCGCCCGGACGGCAAGCTGTCCTTCGACCGGCTGACCAATGTGGCCTTCAGCTTCACCAATCACGAGGAACAGCAGCCCTGCCACCTGAAGCTGCGCGATGCGTCGGTGCCGATCCGGGTGAACCTGCCCGAATATGCCGAACCCGCGCAGCGTTACTGCCCGGCGGGCGTCTATGAGGTGGTCGAGGATGCGGAGGGGCCGCGCTTCGTGATCAACTTCCAGAACTGCGTGCATTGCAAGACCTGCGACATCAAGGATCCCAGCCAGAACATCGTCTGGACCACGCCGCAGGGCGGTGACGGGCCGAATTACCCGAACATGTGA
- the greA gene encoding transcription elongation factor GreA produces the protein MEKIPMTPTGFQALERELGVLKSKERPAIIRAIAEAREHGDLSENAEYHAAREKQGFIEGRIKELEALLSRAEVIDPAKLSGSVKFGARVKLIDEDTEEERNYQIVGEAEADIERGLLNIRSPLARALIGKDEGDSVEVTTPGGQRSYEIVEIRYG, from the coding sequence ATGGAAAAGATACCGATGACCCCGACCGGCTTTCAGGCGCTGGAACGCGAGCTGGGCGTGCTGAAATCGAAGGAACGTCCCGCCATCATCCGCGCCATCGCCGAGGCCCGCGAACATGGCGACCTGTCCGAGAATGCCGAATACCATGCCGCCCGCGAAAAGCAGGGCTTCATCGAGGGCCGCATCAAGGAGCTGGAGGCCCTGCTGTCGCGCGCCGAGGTGATCGACCCCGCGAAACTGTCGGGCAGCGTCAAGTTCGGCGCCCGCGTCAAGCTGATCGACGAGGATACCGAGGAGGAGCGCAACTATCAGATCGTGGGCGAGGCCGAGGCCGATATCGAACGCGGCCTGCTGAACATCCGCTCGCCCCTGGCCCGCGCCCTGATCGGCAAGGACGAGGGCGACAGCGTCGAGGTGACCACCCCCGGCGGCCAACGCAGCTACGAGATCGTCGAGATCCGTTACGGGTGA